A part of Caldicellulosiruptor owensensis OL genomic DNA contains:
- a CDS encoding PBSX family phage terminase large subunit, with protein sequence MFSQKQKEFAKKAKSKLNIAYGSVRTGKTIITTIMFLLHVVGFKQKQHFAIVGKTRDTVRRNVIPIIEQYLGEDSFTYTITRDEIEFLGHKIFVLGANDEKAETRIRGLTLAGALCDEVTTYPRSVFEQLLARCSVEGAKVFATTNPDSPYHWLYVDYIQKADEKGYFVMKFSLEDNPFLPPEYIEFIKKTYTGLFYKRFILGEWVAAEGIIYDMFDEKTHVINELSEKFDKHIVGVDFGMQNPTVFLLIGIKDSIAYVIKEYYHEGREQTKTVDRYSKDFKDWLGDIKPSRIYIDPSAQALMQQLKADGFSNVREANNDVLDGIATVSKFLSQQKLFVHSSCKNTIREFYSYAWDTKAQQNGQDKPLKIADHCMDALRYALHSEYPVAQIVQRKVVDKPRGW encoded by the coding sequence ATGTTCAGCCAGAAACAGAAGGAGTTTGCAAAGAAGGCGAAGAGCAAGCTTAATATTGCTTATGGGAGTGTTAGAACTGGCAAAACCATCATAACGACAATAATGTTTTTGCTGCATGTGGTTGGCTTTAAACAAAAACAACACTTTGCTATTGTTGGGAAAACAAGGGACACGGTGCGGCGAAATGTGATACCGATTATCGAGCAATATCTTGGCGAAGACAGCTTTACCTATACAATCACCAGAGATGAGATAGAGTTTTTAGGGCACAAAATCTTTGTACTTGGCGCAAATGACGAAAAGGCTGAAACGAGAATTCGAGGTCTAACACTTGCGGGAGCTCTTTGCGACGAGGTGACGACTTATCCGAGGAGTGTCTTTGAACAGCTCTTAGCACGCTGCAGTGTAGAAGGGGCTAAAGTGTTCGCAACAACCAATCCAGATAGCCCTTATCATTGGCTGTATGTGGACTATATCCAAAAGGCTGATGAAAAGGGCTATTTTGTTATGAAGTTTTCGCTTGAAGACAACCCATTCCTGCCGCCGGAATACATTGAATTCATCAAGAAAACCTACACAGGGCTTTTCTACAAGCGTTTTATCCTTGGCGAATGGGTAGCAGCTGAAGGGATTATTTACGATATGTTTGACGAGAAGACGCATGTTATAAATGAGTTGTCTGAAAAGTTTGACAAACACATTGTCGGCGTCGACTTTGGTATGCAAAACCCCACAGTGTTTTTGCTGATTGGGATTAAAGACAGCATAGCTTATGTGATTAAAGAGTATTACCACGAAGGCAGAGAACAAACCAAAACGGTTGACAGATACAGCAAGGACTTCAAAGACTGGCTTGGCGACATAAAGCCGAGTAGGATATACATTGACCCATCGGCACAGGCTCTTATGCAACAGCTTAAAGCCGATGGGTTTTCTAATGTGCGAGAAGCAAACAATGATGTGCTTGATGGAATAGCAACAGTGAGCAAGTTTTTGAGTCAGCAAAAATTGTTTGTTCATAGTAGCTGCAAGAACACAATCAGAGAATTTTATTCATACGCATGGGATACAAAGGCACAGCAAAATGGGCAGGATAAACCGCTGAAAATAGCAGACCACTGCATGGATGCTTTAAGATATGCATTGCATAGCGAGTATCCAGTAGCTCAAATTGTTCAACGCAAAGTGGTAGACAAACCGAGAGGGTGGTAA
- a CDS encoding phage portal protein has translation MLTSIEQIGIGAKWPPEGELERLNRYDQNRKLFEGRHELVFKDWVRLLRDDKKATLEIILNWHKRLSTLWADLLLGERPRITAGDPNSKKQQQLEAIIENNDFFNVAYEVALDISRYGTGIFKLRYDGRAIIEAIPPSLWFSVVSPDNIKDVQAHIIAWTFDVPTPTLLNKDKKTTYLRLEIHEKGKITNRLFELKDGIIKQELDVTSFYDDLQPEQATGIDDFLVVPVHNILTSDRVYGQDDYSDLDSIIQELEIRVAQISRILDKHADPHMAGPSTALEQNEYGEYVFRGGGKYFPLEQGDPEPRYITWDGQLEAAFKEIDLLMEQLYVLSETSAAAFGQLKSGLAESGTALRRLMMAPLAKVNRIRMRFDPAIKKVLKLASQLEAKFGRGIELETINIAWNDGLPQDEKEQAEIYSLLVQNGLISRETALKHLFEFDADTLKQELAKIAVETAQEAPALFTTTLQTQQNQQ, from the coding sequence GTGTTAACAAGCATAGAACAAATTGGGATAGGTGCCAAATGGCCGCCAGAAGGCGAATTAGAACGTTTAAACAGATATGACCAAAACAGAAAACTCTTTGAAGGTAGGCATGAGCTTGTATTCAAGGATTGGGTTAGATTGCTGCGTGATGATAAAAAAGCAACGCTGGAGATTATTCTGAATTGGCACAAGCGACTATCAACGTTATGGGCTGACTTGCTGTTAGGTGAGAGGCCAAGAATAACAGCGGGTGACCCTAACTCAAAAAAGCAACAGCAGCTTGAAGCTATTATTGAGAACAATGACTTTTTCAACGTTGCTTATGAGGTGGCTTTGGACATAAGCAGGTATGGGACAGGCATATTTAAGCTGCGTTACGATGGCAGAGCAATTATCGAAGCGATACCACCAAGTTTGTGGTTTTCTGTTGTTAGCCCGGACAACATCAAGGATGTGCAAGCTCACATTATCGCTTGGACATTCGACGTGCCGACACCAACACTACTGAACAAAGACAAAAAGACCACATACCTTAGGCTTGAGATACATGAGAAGGGTAAAATTACGAACAGGTTGTTTGAGCTGAAAGACGGTATCATCAAACAAGAACTGGATGTTACGAGTTTTTATGACGATTTACAGCCAGAACAGGCCACGGGCATAGATGATTTCCTTGTGGTACCTGTACACAACATCCTTACCAGTGACAGGGTATATGGCCAGGATGATTATTCAGATTTGGACAGTATCATCCAGGAGCTGGAGATAAGGGTAGCACAGATAAGCCGAATCCTTGACAAACACGCTGACCCACACATGGCAGGCCCAAGCACAGCATTAGAACAAAACGAGTATGGCGAATATGTTTTCAGAGGCGGGGGCAAGTATTTCCCACTTGAACAAGGCGACCCAGAGCCAAGATACATCACATGGGATGGGCAGTTAGAAGCGGCGTTTAAAGAGATTGATTTGCTGATGGAACAGCTGTATGTGCTCTCAGAAACAAGCGCAGCAGCATTTGGACAGCTTAAAAGCGGCTTAGCTGAAAGTGGAACAGCTTTGCGTAGGTTAATGATGGCTCCACTTGCAAAGGTAAACAGGATTAGAATGCGTTTTGACCCTGCTATAAAGAAAGTGCTCAAATTAGCTTCACAGCTTGAGGCTAAATTTGGACGTGGTATTGAACTTGAAACAATAAATATAGCTTGGAACGATGGGTTACCACAGGATGAGAAGGAACAGGCAGAAATATATTCGTTGCTTGTCCAAAATGGTCTTATAAGCAGAGAAACAGCTTTAAAACATTTATTTGAATTTGACGCAGATACACTCAAACAAGAATTAGCAAAGATAGCAGTTGAAACAGCGCAGGAAGCTCCAGCACTATTTACAACTACATTGCAAACACAACAGAATCAGCAATAA
- a CDS encoding phage capsid protein, translating to MPNNFDEEKLIQSLAELYRQGFLNVLKVILEKEAKKQDTVYFKDILKQIIEILEQLDQNAAKWIEENVPKIYQQNYIAVMAFIKQLKGEAIQNPSFSQIHQRAIDVLAQNLYDNLRNATQFVGRKFDDYFRRASLEAAGKKYVSGETWQQMKKDLMEKLLSKGLTGFKDKLGREWRLDSYCEMVARTLTGEAATVATINACKEFDIDLVRISTHYPTCQLCAPIQGKVYSLSGKDGRYPKYGEDGVVIPRHPNCRHVLMPYIRELDPNAEETEKYSNTSLTEDPRSEKEKVAYKEAQEKRKQQFYNKVEREYLKNKKLYDEQARVIIESEKDYSVLIKKLAELRQIEWDNTHWLIKKELILEARKEKELYREKYHVAKHGYTFDETIPRNQKEITEEHITKYKKFLLQTKKNADEIYTFRDPQRGDICWAFIKYEKRKVNLALFNEHMNKDASGWAFEDKEDWAKYLEKQPYIRIL from the coding sequence ATGCCTAACAATTTTGATGAAGAAAAGCTCATCCAAAGCCTTGCCGAACTTTATCGGCAGGGCTTTTTGAATGTTCTTAAAGTAATATTGGAAAAAGAAGCAAAGAAACAAGATACAGTTTATTTCAAAGATATTTTGAAACAAATCATTGAAATATTGGAACAGTTAGACCAAAACGCTGCCAAATGGATAGAGGAAAATGTTCCAAAGATATATCAGCAGAACTATATTGCAGTGATGGCTTTTATTAAACAATTAAAAGGTGAAGCAATACAAAATCCGAGTTTTAGCCAAATACATCAGAGAGCAATAGATGTGTTAGCGCAAAATCTTTATGACAATCTTAGAAATGCAACTCAGTTTGTGGGACGTAAATTTGATGATTATTTTAGGCGAGCAAGTTTAGAAGCAGCAGGCAAAAAATATGTCAGCGGCGAAACATGGCAGCAGATGAAAAAGGATTTGATGGAGAAGCTTCTTAGCAAAGGTTTGACAGGATTTAAAGATAAGTTGGGTAGAGAGTGGCGATTGGATAGCTATTGTGAAATGGTAGCAAGGACATTGACAGGGGAAGCAGCGACAGTAGCGACAATCAATGCTTGCAAGGAATTCGATATTGACTTGGTGAGGATTTCTACGCACTATCCAACATGTCAGTTATGTGCACCAATTCAGGGTAAAGTATACAGCCTTTCAGGTAAAGATGGGAGATATCCAAAGTACGGAGAAGATGGTGTAGTTATTCCCCGTCATCCAAACTGTAGACATGTATTAATGCCATATATCCGAGAACTTGATCCTAATGCCGAAGAGACAGAAAAGTATAGCAATACATCATTAACTGAGGATCCAAGAAGTGAGAAAGAGAAGGTGGCGTATAAAGAAGCACAGGAAAAACGGAAACAGCAATTTTACAATAAAGTGGAAAGAGAATATCTTAAAAATAAAAAGTTGTATGATGAGCAAGCAAGAGTTATAATAGAAAGTGAAAAAGATTATTCAGTTTTAATTAAAAAGTTGGCTGAGCTAAGGCAAATTGAGTGGGATAACACGCATTGGCTTATTAAAAAGGAACTAATATTAGAGGCAAGAAAAGAAAAGGAGTTGTATCGTGAAAAATATCACGTTGCAAAACATGGGTATACATTTGATGAGACGATACCAAGAAATCAAAAAGAAATTACAGAAGAACATATAACAAAATATAAAAAATTCTTGTTACAAACCAAGAAAAATGCTGATGAGATATACACATTTAGAGACCCACAACGTGGAGATATTTGCTGGGCATTTATAAAATATGAAAAACGCAAGGTGAATTTAGCTTTGTTTAATGAGCATATGAATAAGGATGCAAGTGGTTGGGCATTCGAGGATAAAGAAGATTGGGCAAAGTATTTGGAAAAACAGCCATATATCCGAATTTTGTGA